In Apium graveolens cultivar Ventura chromosome 10, ASM990537v1, whole genome shotgun sequence, the following are encoded in one genomic region:
- the LOC141692265 gene encoding putative LRR receptor-like serine/threonine-protein kinase At1g56140, whose amino-acid sequence MEFDFPHESGFAPKLLDRSLIRICWKFSYHAVLELPKELGKLTDMIIFSFSGNNFSGPLPPELGSFTKLEQIYFDSSGVSGPIPSTYASLRNLATVHGSGNELTGRIPDFIGNWSNLKEMWFQGNSFEGPIPMALSNLTSLTDLRISDLLNGSSTLEFIKELKSLTVLILRNNNISGSIPSNIGDYQNLNQLDLSFNNFSGRIPDSLFNLSSLQYLFLGNNRLSGTLPLQKSEFLKNIDLSYNDLSGTFPSWINESNIQLNFVVNNFTIEGSNSRFLPSGLNCLQRGFPCNRGTPRYFNFSIKCGGSSIKTSDNIVYETDNKALGPATYYVPTSNRWAVSNAGLRSSTDSLDFVNTSSSQVFTNALNPKLFQTARTSGGSLRYYGLGLENGNYTVKLQFAETAIPNPPTWKSVGKRIFDIYIQGNRVSKDFDISKEARASFRPAIKDYKVQVSENYIEIHFFWAGKGSCCIPAPGTYGPLISAISATPDFIPTVSNKPPDNPSANPSAKKNKTGLIAGIAIPVTIVSFLAAAFVAFFFIRRRKKRSTFEDEEFLGMDARPYTFSYAELKVGTDDFSTTNKLGEGGFGPVYKGTLSDGRVVAVKKLAVASHQGKSQFVAEIATISAVQHRNLVKLYGCCIEGDKRLLVYEYLENNSLDQALFGKRNLFLDWSARYEICLGVARGLAYLHEESRVRIVHRDVKASNILLDSDLTPKISDFGLAKLYDDKKTHISTRVAGTIGYLAPEYAMRGHLTEKADVFGFGVVALEVVSGRSNSDSTLEDERVYLLEWAWQLHEDNRDIDLVDPSLSAFNDDEVKRLIDLALLCTQTSPNIRPPMSRVVAMLSGDMEVSTVTTKPGYLTDWTFTDMTAFESVDGSTSNTDQNTAFSSSADQSQLTVTDPNVTPAHVSASSALLSSRYNDALN is encoded by the exons ATGGAATTTGACTTCCCTCATGAATCT GGATTTGCGCCAAAATTACTTGACAGGTCCCTTATCCGCATCTGTTGGAAATTTAGTTATCATGCAGTACTT GAACTTCCAAAGGAACTTGGGAAGCTTACTGATATGATAATATT TTCTTTTAGCGGAAATAATTTTAGTGGCCCTCTGCCACCGGAGCTTGGGAGTTTTACAAAGTTAGAACAAAT TTACTTTGATAGTTCTGGAGTGAGCGGTCCAATACCTTCAACATATGCTAGTCTACGAAATTTGGCTACTGT ACATGGTTCTGGAAACGAACTCACAGGGAGAATACCTGACTTTATTGGGAATTGGTCAAATCTTAAAGAAAT GTGGTTTCAGGGAAACTCTTTTGAAGGTCCTATACCTATGGCACTTTCCAATTTGACATCACTGACAGACTT GAGAATTAGTGACTTATTGAATGGGAGCTCGACACTGGAATTCATCAAAGAATTGAAGTCTCTGACTGTCTT AATTTTACGGAATAACAATATTTCTGGTTCTATCCCTTCCAACATTGGTGATTATCAAAATTTGAATCAACT AGATTTGAGCTTCAACAACTTCAGTGGACGGATTCCAGACTCGCTATTCAATTTGAGTTCACTTCAATATTT GTTCCTTGGAAATAACAGGTTATCCGGCACCCTGCCTCTGCAGAAGAGTGAATTTCTCAAGAATAT AGACTTGTCCTACAATGATCTATCTGGGACATTTCCTTCGTGGATCAACGAATCAAACATACAACT TAATTTTGTTGTCAACAACTTCACAATTGAAGGATCAAATAGCAG ATTTCTGCCATCAGGATTGAACTGTCTTCAGAGGGGTTTTCCTTGCAATCGCGGTACTCCAAGAT ATTTTAACTTTTCGATTAAGTGTGGTGGTTCATCAATTAAGACTTCAGACAACATTGTATACGAGACAGACAACAAGGCCCTTGGTCCTGCCACATACTATGTTCCAACATCAAATAGATGGGCTGTCAGTAATGCTGGTTTACGTTCATCTACTGATAGTCTAGATTTTGTAAACACATCTTCATCTCAAGTATTTACAAACGCATTGAATCCAAAGTTGTTCCAGACAGCACGAACTTCTGGTGGATCCCTGCGGTACTATGGCTTAGGGCTTGAGAATGGTAACTATACTGTTAAACTTCAGTTTGCAGAGACAGCTATACCAAATCCTCCAACTTGGAAGAGTGTCGGGAAACGGATTTTTGATATATATATCCAG GGGAACCGAGTTTCTAAAGATTTTGATATAAGCAAGGAAGCTAGAGCTTCATTTCGTCCAGCTATAAAAGATTATAAGGTACAGGTTTCCGAAAATTACATCGAAATCCATTTTTTTTGGGCTGGAAAAGGGTCATGTTGTATACCAGCTCCAGGTACATATGGACCTTTGATTTCAGCAATCAGTGCCACTCCAG ATTTCATTCCTACCGTTAGTAACAAGCCTCCTGACAATCCTTCTGCCAATCCTTCCGCCAAAAAGAACAAGACAGGTCTAATTGCGGGGATTGCCATTCCTGTTACAATTGTAAGCTTTCTAGCTGCTGCATTTGTTGCGTTTTTCTTCATCAGAAGAAGAAAAAAGCGGAGTACATTTGAAGATGAAG AGTTTCTGGGGATGGACGCCAGGCCTTATACCTTTAGTTATGCAGAACTAAAAGTCGGAACAGATGACTTCAGTACCACTAATAAGCTCGGGGAGGGGGGATTCGGACCTGTTTACAAG GGTACTCTTAGTGATGGTAGAGTTGTTGCTGTGAAAAAACTTGCAGTAGCATCCCACCAAGGAAAGAGTCAGTTTGTTGCGGAGATTGCAACGATATCTGCTGTGCAGCACCGTAACCTTGTGAAATTATATGGGTGCTGCATCGAGGGAGATAAGAGGCTGCTGGTCTACGAGTATCTTGAAAACAACAGTCTTGACCAAGCGTTATTTG GAAAGAGGAATTTATTCCTCGACTGGTCAGCTCGTTATGAAATATGCCTAGGAGTGGCACGTGGTCTTGCATATCTTCACGAGGAATCACGAGTGCGAATTGTACACAGAGATGTGAAGGCAAGCAATATTTTGCTTGATTCTGATCTTACACCCAAAATTTCAGACTTCGGCTTGGCCAAGCTTTACGATGATAAAAAGACTCATATAAGTACTCGAGTTGCAGGAACAAT TGGATATCTTGCACCAGAATATGCTATGCGTGGACATCTTACTGAAAAAGCTGATGTCTTTGGATTTGGTGTCGTCGCTCTTGAAGTTGTTAGCGGAAGGTCCAATTCTGACTCAACGTTAGAAGATGAACGCGTTTATCTTTTGGAATGG GCTTGGCAACTACACGAGGATAACCGTGATATTGATCTAGTTGACCCGAGTTTGTCTGCATTCAATGACGATGAAGTTAAAAGGCTTATAGACCTGGCACTCTTGTGCACTCAAACATCACCAAATATAAGACCGCCAATGTCTCGTGTGGTGGCAATGTTATCAGGAGACATGGAAGTAAGCACAGTCACTACAAAGCCCGGATACCTTACAGACTGGACATTTACAGATATGACAGCTTTCGAAAGTGTTGATGGATCAACATCAAATACTGATCAGAATACTGCATTCAGCTCATCTGCAGATCAAAGCCAGCTAACTGTAACTGATCCAAATGTTACTCCAGCACATGTCTCTGCGTCGTCTGCTTTATTAAGTAGCAGGTACAATGATGCACTTAACTGA